GCTTGCGCCGCTGCAACGGCTGGCCGCCAGCGAGTGGGCAGAAGAGGTTCTTTGCATTTTCGCGGGGAGAGTACGCTGGACACCGGACTGGCAAGTTTGTGTGCGTATCGCTTACCTACATAGCACCATCCATTACCGAGTCCACTGAGCGTTTTGGTTGCGCCCCTTACGGGCGCCACACCTTGATTCGCAGCGCTCACCCCCCGAGTGAGGAACTGCGTGATGTTTTCGAACGTACGCTCGGTGTACCGCTGTTCCAGGAACAGGTCATGCGACTGGCGATTGTCGCGGCTGGATACTCACCTGGTGAAGCCGACCAACTCAGACGATCTATGGCCGCCTGGAAGCGCCATGGTGGACTGGAGCCGCACCAGATCCGATTGCGTCAGGGCATGCTCGAACGAGGCTGCAGAGAGGGGTTCGCGGCTCGCATCTTCGAGCAGATCAGGGTTTCTGCAGCTATGGTTTTCCGGAGTCGCACGCGGCCAGTTTCGCCCTGCTCACCTACGCCTCGTGCTGGCTGAAATGTCATGAGCAATCAGCCTATGCCTGCGCCCTGATCAACAGCTGGCCGATGGGGTTCTACAGTCCCGACCAAGTTCTGCAGGATGCACGCCGGCACGGCGTTGAAATCCGTCCTGTCGACGTGACGATGAGCGATTGGGACTGCACACTGGAAGCTCTGGATCGCCCGCTGCCGGCACTGCGAATGGGCCTGAGGATGATCAGGGGACTGGCTGAAGCGGTGGGCAGAAGGATCCAGGTCGAACGGGAAGTGAAGGCGTTGGAGACGTTGGAGACCTTTGTCTACGCGCGGGACTCGATCACAAGGCACGCCAGCTTCTTGCTGAAGCTGATGCGCTGAAAAACCTCGCTGGGCGCCGCCATGCAGCGCGTTGGGAATTGCAGCGGTGCAGCAGCCCCCCTATCTCTGTTTGCTCAGGAGCCCGATGAGAAGCCGGTAGCGATTCCAGAGCCCAGCGTGGCTGAGAACATGCACGCGGATTATGCGCGGACAGGCACGACCCTGGGCCGCATCCGATGTCGTTACTCAGGGCTCAGCTTAAGAAAATGCGTGCGAAGAGCTCGCGGGATTTGCGGGAGATGGGGGACTGCAATCACGTCGCTGTGATCGGGATCGTGACTGGTCGTCAGCGACCATCGACGGCGGGCGGTGTAACGTTTGTGACCCTGGAAGATGAGTTCGGCATGACCAACGTGATCGTCTGGAAGGACTTGGCCGAGCAGTATCGATCGGCCCTGGTGCATTCGAAGCTGCTCCAGGTAAAGGGCAAGCTGGAGGATCAGGAAGGCGTGGTGCACTTGATCGCGCGGACAGGAGCGACTTGCTAGAGGGGCTGGATGTGAGGAGTAGAAACTTTCACTGATGCTTTCGATTTGGGGCCATTCTCTCAACTACCAACCTAACTGGCCGAAACTGGTCGGCTGCAGCTGTAGGGGATGGGCAGTTATGGCCAATACCAGCCCAACAGCAAGTCTATGATTCTGCTACCAGACGTGTCTCACACTTCGCGCAGTCGAGGCCGCTACGTCACGACCTTAGGCGCTAAAAGGTTCGCTTTAGATGTCCGGCTTAGCAAGCTGTCGGCCTAAAGCAGATGGTAAGCACAGGAGCCGAGTCAACGAACCGGCTCCGGGCGCCATTGGTAGAGGAATGCTGAGAGCCCTTGGTTATATTCTGAAGCTCTGCACTAACCGATTCAGTTGCGCAGACTGCTGCTCAAGCTCTTTACAGGCTTGCAGCGTGGTACGCAGGTTCTCCACCCCATTTTGGTTCAACGTGTTGATTTCCGTGATGTCCATGTTGATCGACTCGACCACAGCGGTTTGCTCCTCTGTGGCCGTCGCCACAGACTGATTCATGCCGTCAATTTCGTCGATTCGTGTGGTCACGCTACCAAGACGGTCGCCAGCCAGGTTCGCCACCTGCACGGTCTTATCACTCTGCAGCTGACTCTCTTCCATGGTGCTGACGGCGCTTCGGGCTCCTGATTGCAATTCATCAATCATGTGCTGCACCTGCTGAGCCGACTCCTGCGTCCGGTGCGCCAAGTTGCGGACCTCATCTGCCACTACGGCGAATCCGCGTCCTGCCTCCCCTGCACGTGCCGCTTCGATTGCAGCGTTCAGTGCTAACAAGTTTGTTTGTTGCGAAATTCCAGTAATCACTTCCAAAATCTGGCCGATGTTCGCCGTTTTCGCGTTCAAGGTCTCAATGGTTTGGCAGGACTCACTGATCTTCTGAGAAAGTTCGCGCATGGACGTGATTGACTGGCCCAGAACCTGCTGACCATCTGTAGAAAGCGCACTGGCATCCGCCGAATGTTCAGAAGCTACGGCAGCATTGCGGGCAATTTCATGGGCGGCAGCACCGAGTTCATTTATTGCCGCTGCGACGCTGGTGGTTCGCGACGCCTGTTGGTCAGAGTTCATCAGCGATGCGTTGGAAGCGCTTACCACTCGCGAAGCAACTTCGTTTAGCTGGAGGGTTGAAGACGCTACATCTTTGATCGTCTGATGAATACGTTCAACAAAGCGGTTGAACGATGCTCCAAGCTGGCCGAACTCGTCTTGGCGGTGTACTTCCAGACGCCGCGTCAAATCACCCTCGCCCTCAGCGATGTCCTGCATTGCCCGCCCCATCACGAAGAGTGGCTGCATCAGGGCGCGTGTGAGAATACCTAATAGAGTCATAATGAGGATTACGGAAATCACGGTGGCGAGAGCGGCGGATACGCGAAACTCCTTAAGCATCGAAAATGCGAAGGACCGTTCCAGCGCCAGGCCTATCTGCCAATTCGCGGAGGGGATACCTTGTAGCGGATTGAAATGCACAAGTAAGGGCTCATCGCCAGCCTCAACCTCACTCAAGCCATTCTTTGCCACCAGACCGCTGCCTGGGTAGGCATCCTTCAGAGGCTTCAGGATTAGCTCTTTATCGGGATGAATCAGAATTTTGCCGTCTGCGCTAACGATAAACGCATGGCCGTGACCATCGAAATCGAGCGAGTTAATGATCGCACTGACGTTAGCAAGATCGATGTCCGCGCCCGCTACACCGATAATTTCGCCACCTCTATTGACCGGGGTCGCAACGGTAATCACCAACTTGCCGGACGAAGCTGCGATGTAGGGCTCGGTCACAATCGTCTGACCAGCAGTCATCGCTGCTTTGTACCAGCCTCGTGCGCGTGGATCGTAGTCCGCCGCGCGTGAGCCTGCCGGTACTGAAAACATCATCCCGTCGGCGCCGCCGAAATAGCTGAGCTGAAAAGAGGAACCGTAGACGGACAAGCCGACGATCTGCTTTAGCTTATCAGGCGCTGTACCCTCCGCGCCGATCTGCTGGGCCATAGAGTCGACCAGCGACATGTTGCCCCGCAGCCAAGTCTGGATATTGGAAGTGGTTAACTCGCCCAGCTCCGCCATCGAACGCTCGGCATCCACTCGCAGCGATTGACGTTGCTGATAATCATTGAACAGTACAAACATTGCGAATGCGAATACAACCGTCAATCCTGCAGCTAGCAGGATCTTGTGGCGAAATTTCAGGTTGAGTGCCATAAAACTGCTCTCTAGGATCGGTAAGGAAGGATGTGTGAGTTCCGAACTCGGTTTCGCGCTTAGTAGGTATCGGCTGAGATGTTCACCCCTTTAGCGAGCTCGTCCTGAAACCATATCGCTTCATTGAGGGGCCACGACCCCGGCTCATCGATAGGTTCGAAGTCCAGTTCTCGATAATTCGTGAGTGAATGAAAGTCGACGTACGTCTGCTCACGTTCTATGAGCGTATGGCCGGTTGGCGACGGCCCTACTTCGACCGTCGCTTTACGGGGTCAAACCTGGGTCTGCTCCATCATTTTCAAGGCGTCATCGACTTCGACCCCGAAGTATCGAACGATGCTCTCCAGCTTCGTAATAGAAGAACCGGCACTCTGTTGGGGAGGTACTGGCAAAACCTAGCTCTTAAAGGGCCCCAGCGACCTACTCGGTGGAGCTAGATGGGGCAACCTTTACTGCGTAGCAGATCATCGAATCGGTTGGGATCGAGCGTCCCGGCTCTGATCGACTTCAAGATGCTGGATTCCCTGTCTAGAAGAGCATTGCAGCGCTCCGCTACGGAAATCAGGTCGGTTGCTGGAATGGCGACAACACCAGTGACGGGTTAGTGCCTGAGCGTGCTCCAGGCAAATCAAGCAAGCGATACAGCTGACGCCTGTTTGGCTAAAGCAACACAGCGCTGCGCCAGTACGTTAGTGGGATCCACGAAAGCAACGCTGATACCGGCAACATCAAAGTCATCAGATTGGGGAATGATCAGCGGGAGCTCGGTACAACCGAGGATCAGCACCGTCGCGCCCTGTTCGACCAAATGTGCAGCAGCGAGTAGGAGTTCCTCCCGGCACTGTCCAGAGTTGAAGCCGGCCTTCACACCGTGCTCACCGTAAATGGCGTTCATCACTAGCTCCTGATGGGGTTCGTCAGGGACAATAAATTCAATGCCAACATGCTCAGCAGCCTGGTGGTAGACACGGCTTTGAATCGTGCCTGAAGTAGCTAAAAGACCAACTTGCCTTGACGAGCCATAGGCCTGTCGGATGTGCTCGATGGTCTCGGTGAGCATGTTGATGATCGGGATACCCAGATGCCCTTGAATTCGTTCTACGAAGGCATGTGCGGTGTTGCAAGGGATGGCTATCGCATCAGCCCCCTCCTGCTCCAGGCGTTTGCAGGTGGAGTACATCGCGACAGTGGGGTCGGCCTCCTTGCGCAGCAGATTGGCTGTCCGATCCGGGATCTGTGGGTTCTGCTCCACGACTATTTTGATGTGATCCTGGTCGCGCCCGGCCGGAGTGTTCTTAACCACTTTACCCATGAAGTCGACGGTAGCAGCTGGCCCCACACCGCCCACAATTCCCAGCTTGAACGGTGCGATGCTGATACCAGAATCACCGGCCGTTGCAAAATCCGCGTAGACCGAATTTACATCGACGCAATTGAGACCGCGCCGGCAAAGCTCCTGCGCGACTAATGACAGTTCAGTCATCCCAGGCAACAGCACATCTACACCTTGCTGCTGAAGATTAAGTCCGACCTGGTGCAGCAACTCAACAGCAACGCCATCTAAGTGGCCAGCCTTCAGACCTGCCTGTCCATATACCGCCTCCATCAGTGCAGCTTGGCTGGTCTCAGAGGGGTAGACGATGTCAAAGGCATCGCCCAGATAGCGCTCAAACAGACCAGACGCCCTGACGTAGTCAGATGCCAGCACGCCAACCCGTGCCCCAGGCGCCGCTGTCTGCTCCAGATGCTGTTTGAGCGCCGTCATCATGTTGACGATCGGGATATCTAGCTCTGCGCGTAGCTCGTCAAGAAAGGTGTGGCTCGCGAAGCAAGGAACCAGAACCTCGTTGGCACCGCTTTGGGCATATGCCTGGCAGACCTGAAAAACGTACAGCTTTCGGGACGTCATGTTGGCATCGGCACTGAGCTTAACGGCCAGCCCCTTGAACGGATGCTGTTCGAATAGCAGGTGATAGCGTCCTTGATCTGCCAGCACTGGCTGGCTCTTGATCAGTTTTAGAAACAGATCACCACCAGCCAGAGAGCCAAGTCCACCGATGATTCCAAGTGTGCGACCGTTGTTGTTGCTTCGCGACAGTTTCATTTCTTGCTCGGATTAGGCAATGATAAAGATAGGGGCGAGACAGTGTTTAGGCACTCTGAACTGGCTGGTTTCGCGATTGCTTTAGCGTGGCCTGCTCGTGCTGAGCATCACTGCCCGGTTTATCCTCAAGTGTGGAAATGACTGCCGTGGCGATGCTGTTACCCACCACGTTGGTCGCCGTGCGTCCCATGTCTAGGAACTGGTCGATAGCTAGGATCAGTAGCAGACCGGCTTCCGGCAAGCTGAACATCGGAAGTGTTGCAGCGACGACAACCACAGAAGCACGCGCCACACCTGCCATTCCCTTGCTGGTCACCATGAGCGTGAGCAGAATCAGGATCTGCTGGGTAAAGCTCAGATCAATGTTGTAGGCCTGGGCGATGAACATGATCGCAAAGGCCTGATACATCATCGAGCCGTCGAGGTTGAATGAATATCCGAGAGGTAGCACAAAACTCGAAACGCGTTTAGGGGCGCCAAATTTCTCTAGGGCTTCGATGGTTTTCGGATAGGCCGACTCACTACTTGCCGTGGAAAAGGCCAGGAGTACCGGCTCTCGGATCAGTTTGCCTAGATGGAAGACCGGACGACCCAAGAAAAAATAACCGACGGCAAAGAGGGTGGCCCAAAGGATAAGAATTCCCAGGTAGAACTGGCCGATCAGCTTGCTGTAATCCAGAAGAAGGCTTATCCCTTGAGTTGTTACTGCAGCTGCCAGTGCCGCGAAAACACCGACAGGGGCGAATAACATGACGTAGTCGGTGACCCGAAACATCACTTTGGCTAGTTCGTCGACGATGTTCCCAATGGCCTCGTAGCCTTGCCGCTTCACAAAAGCGAGTGCCAGACCGAAGAAGATCGAGAAGACCACGATTTGGAGGATTTCGTTATTGGCCATCGCCTCCGCAATGCTGCGGGGGAACACATGGCTAATGAAGGTCTTCAGGCTGAAATCACCGACATTTACTGCAACACCGGTAGCCACATGTGTCTCCGGTGCGACCATGTTGAGTCCCGCGCCCGGCTGGAAAATATTAACCAGCAGCATACCTAGGGCAAGGGAGAACACAGACGCACTCAGGAACCAGATCATTGATCTAAGCCCGATCCGCCCTACCGAGCCTGAACTGCCCAAACTGCTGATGCCGGCAACCAGGGTAGCAAACACAAGTGGTGCGATGATCATCTTGATCATGCGCAGGAAGATATCGGTAAGCAGGCTAAAGTAGCCCGCAATCTCCTTCGCGGCCTCTGGACTACCTGCGTATCGGTTGCAGGCCCAGCCTACGATGATCCCAAGCACAATTGCGATGGCAATGTACTTAGGGAGCTTTTTGCTATTCATAAAAACCTCTCTTGTTTTTGTAGACAGATCGCTAGCTGGCTCGAAGCCGCTGCCGGGTATGCAGGAGTTGGTTCAACCGAAGGCAGCGA
Above is a genomic segment from Pseudomonas argentinensis containing:
- a CDS encoding methyl-accepting chemotaxis protein — translated: MNSDQQASRTTSVAAAINELGAAAHEIARNAAVASEHSADASALSTDGQQVLGQSITSMRELSQKISESCQTIETLNAKTANIGQILEVITGISQQTNLLALNAAIEAARAGEAGRGFAVVADEVRNLAHRTQESAQQVQHMIDELQSGARSAVSTMEESQLQSDKTVQVANLAGDRLGSVTTRIDEIDGMNQSVATATEEQTAVVESINMDITEINTLNQNGVENLRTTLQACKELEQQSAQLNRLVQSFRI
- a CDS encoding dicarboxylate/amino acid:cation symporter, whose amino-acid sequence is MNSKKLPKYIAIAIVLGIIVGWACNRYAGSPEAAKEIAGYFSLLTDIFLRMIKMIIAPLVFATLVAGISSLGSSGSVGRIGLRSMIWFLSASVFSLALGMLLVNIFQPGAGLNMVAPETHVATGVAVNVGDFSLKTFISHVFPRSIAEAMANNEILQIVVFSIFFGLALAFVKRQGYEAIGNIVDELAKVMFRVTDYVMLFAPVGVFAALAAAVTTQGISLLLDYSKLIGQFYLGILILWATLFAVGYFFLGRPVFHLGKLIREPVLLAFSTASSESAYPKTIEALEKFGAPKRVSSFVLPLGYSFNLDGSMMYQAFAIMFIAQAYNIDLSFTQQILILLTLMVTSKGMAGVARASVVVVAATLPMFSLPEAGLLLILAIDQFLDMGRTATNVVGNSIATAVISTLEDKPGSDAQHEQATLKQSRNQPVQSA
- a CDS encoding aspartate/glutamate racemase family protein — its product is MKLSRSNNNGRTLGIIGGLGSLAGGDLFLKLIKSQPVLADQGRYHLLFEQHPFKGLAVKLSADANMTSRKLYVFQVCQAYAQSGANEVLVPCFASHTFLDELRAELDIPIVNMMTALKQHLEQTAAPGARVGVLASDYVRASGLFERYLGDAFDIVYPSETSQAALMEAVYGQAGLKAGHLDGVAVELLHQVGLNLQQQGVDVLLPGMTELSLVAQELCRRGLNCVDVNSVYADFATAGDSGISIAPFKLGIVGGVGPAATVDFMGKVVKNTPAGRDQDHIKIVVEQNPQIPDRTANLLRKEADPTVAMYSTCKRLEQEGADAIAIPCNTAHAFVERIQGHLGIPIINMLTETIEHIRQAYGSSRQVGLLATSGTIQSRVYHQAAEHVGIEFIVPDEPHQELVMNAIYGEHGVKAGFNSGQCREELLLAAAHLVEQGATVLILGCTELPLIIPQSDDFDVAGISVAFVDPTNVLAQRCVALAKQASAVSLA